Part of the Pseudomonas lijiangensis genome is shown below.
TCTCCAAACATCAAGGCGGTCAGAATAAAGTCGAGGCCCAGCACTGCCAGTGAGGCATATACAACGGTTTTGGTCGTGGCACGGCTGATCCCCTCGGAAGTGGGCTCACAGTCATAACCCTGGAAAACGGCGATCCAGGTCACCACGAAGGCAAAGACGACACTTTTGATAACACCATTGAGCACATCACTGGTGAAGGAAACGCTGCTCTGCATGTTCGACCAGAAGGAGCCTTCATAGACACCCAGCCAGTCGATTGCGACCCACGAGCCACCCCAGATTCCGACCACACTGAAAATGATCGCCAGCAGCGGCAGGGAAATGAACCCGGCCCACAGGCGTGGTGCAATGATGTACTTGAGAGGGTCGACACCGATCATTTCAAGGCTGGACAACTGCTCGGTGGACTTCATGTTGCCGATTTCCGCCGTCAGTGCGGAACCGGCACGCCCGGCAAACAGCAGCGCTGTCACCACAGGCCCCAGCTCACGCAGCAGGGTCAATGCGACCATCTGGCCCACGGCCTGCTCCGAACCGTATCTGGCCAGGATGCTGAAGCCCTGAAGAGCCAGCACCATGCCGATGAAAATGCCCGACACGACGATGATGACCAGAGACATCACGCCCACCGAGTACAACTGTTTGATCAGCAGCGAAAAACCGCCGCCGATCCCGCCGCGCCCCAGCAAGGCATGGCCCAGAAAGATGCCGGATCGCCCCAGCACTGCAACGGTATCAATGGCCGAACGCCCGAACAGGCGAATACGGTCCAGCAATGACTTATTGCGCATCAGCGCTTCCCCAAAAGATCTTCACGAAAATCCGGTGCCGGATAGTGAAATGGAACGGGGCCGTCCGGCTCGCCGGTCATGAACTGACGAATGCGCGGATTATCCGAGGACATCAGTTCCTGCGGCGTACCCTGCCCCAACACCTGTCCGTCTCCGACGACGTAAAGGTAGTCCGCGATACTTGCTGTCTCGGAAAGATCATGAGACACCACGATACTGGTGATCCCCAGCGCATCGTTGAGCAAGCGGATCAGACGCACCAGAACCCCCATGGCTATCGGGTCCTGCCCGACAAAGGGTTCGTCGTACATGAGAATCTGCGGATCGAGGGCGATCGCACGGGCAAGCGCCACGCGACGCTTCATGCCACCGGACAACTCGTCGGGCATCAGCTCGAGCGCGCCGCGCAAGCCCACTGCCTGCAATTTGAGCAGGACGATGTCGCGGATCATCTCTTCCGGTAACTGGGTGTGAACGCGCAAGGGAAAGGCGACGTTCTCGAAAACATCGAGATCGGTGAACAAGGCGCCGCTCTGGAACAGGACACCCATGTTCTTGCGCGCATCGAACAGGTCGCTGCGTGACAGCTCGGGCAGGTTCTGGCCATTGACCCAGACCTCGCCCGAACTTGGCCGCAATTGCGCTCCCATGAGCCGAAGCAAGGTCGTCTTGCCACAGCCGGACGGCCCCATGATCCCGGTGACCTTCCCCTTGGGAATACGAATATCGACATCAGTGAATATGCTGCGCGTGCCGCGTTTGAAGGACACTCCTTTCAAATCGACCGCGTAGGCGTCATCGGCGCTCATCTAAACTCCTTGCGATACAGCTTCTCCCTTCTCCTGCCTGCTCTCGCGAGACACAGACAGCACGGGCCAGCCGAACAAGCCGCGCACTATATCACCGCAGCAGCACGCCACCCAAGAAGAGAACCTGTTTGTTAGATACCCCACAGCACCTTGCAGACACCCTGTGCAGGCTGAAATAAACCTGAGAAAAGCCCTTGCAATAACCCCGAAAGGCTGAACAAGCCACCCCAGATACAACTCCATGACGATCAGACGTGAGGGAATCGTACATTACCGCTATAATCGCCGCCTTTCAGCAAGCCGACTAATTCAAGATATGACCCGATCCAGCGACCTGACTCAATCCGCGCAACGAACCATCCGCCTCGAAATGGAAGCCATACAAGGCTTGCTCGGCCATCTCGATGGCGATTTCGTGCGCGCGTGCGAAATGATTCTGGCCAGCAAGGGACGCGTCGTAGTGGTCGGCATGGGCAAGTCCGGCCACATCGGCAGAAAGATCGCCGCAACCCTGGCCAGCACCGGCACGACCTCTTATTTCGTGCATCCCGCCGAAGCCAGCCATGGCGACATGGGCATGATTACCCGTGACGACATCATTCTGGCCCTGTCCAACTCCGGCACGACCAATGAAATCGTTACCCTGCTGCCCCTCATCAAGCGCCTGGGTATCAAGATGATCAGCCTGACGGGCAACCCGACGTCGGTCATGGCCAAGGCGGCCGACGTCAACCTCAACGTCCAGGTGGAACACGAAGCCTGCCCGCTGAACCTGGCGCCCACGTCCTCGACTACCGCAGCCCTGGTCATGGGTGACGCCCTGGCCGTTGCATTGCTCGAAGCTCGCGGCTTCACCGCAGAAGATTTCGCGTTCTCGCACCCCGGCGGCGCACTGGGCCGACGCCTGCTGCTCAAAGTCGAGAACGTCATGCACACTGGCAACGCCCTGCCCAAGGTTCAGCGCGGCACCCCGCTACGCGATGCGCTGCTGGAAATGACCCGCAAGGGCCTGGGCATGACCGCAATCGTCGACGCCGACGGCAAGCTGGCCGGGATCTTCACCGACGGCGACCTGCGCCGCACCCTGGATCGCCCGATCGACATTCGCGAAACCACCATAGATGAAGTCATGACCCTTCATGGCAAGACGGCCCGCGCAGACATGCTCGCCGCCGAAGCCCTGAAAATCATGGAAGATCACAAGATCGGCGCGCTGATCGTCGTCGACGCCGATGACCGCCCGACCGGCGCCTTCAACCTGCAGGACCTGCTGCGAGCGGGTGTCATGTAATGGCTACTCTTCTGCTCTTTATGAATCAGGAACAAATCACCTGCCAGGGCAACGATCTGCCAGACTTGTCGCCTGCGCGCCGGGTAACATTGAAGCAGCCCGCCATGCGCCCTTATGGAAGCCTTTTCTATGTTCAGTAAGAAAATACGCACGATCCTGACCTTCGGGGTGCTGGCACTGCTGCTTGCCGCAGTCGGCTACTGGAACATCAGCCCGGAAAGCTTCATGGATCAGCCTGTCGCCGCCACCGACGACACCGCCATCGACTATTACGCCATCAATGCCCATAGCGTGCAGTACCTGCCCGACGGCAAGATGCAATACGACATGACTGCCGACAAGGTCGAACACGTCAAGGCAACGGATATCACCCTGCTGACCAAACCCGACCTGCACATGTACCGCGGCACCCTGTTCCCGTGGCACGTACAGAGCGAACGCGGCGAAGTTTCGCCGGGCGGCACCGAAGTTGAACTGATCGACTCCGTACGTGTTGCACGTACCGATGAAAAGCAGCGTACGACTATCATTACCAGCAGTCGTATGACCGTATTCCCACAGAAGCAATATGCGCAGACCGAGCAAGTGGTTAGAATCGACGCCGCTGGCGGTGTAACGACAGCCAAGGGAATGAAAGCGTATTTGAACGACGGCAGGATGGACCTGCTGTCCAACGTAAGAGGACAGTATGAGTCTCGTTAAAACTCTTCCTTTTTTGCTCGGCCTGGGCGCAGCACTGGGAAGCGCGAGCGCCTGGTCCCTGCCAACCGATCGCGATCAGCCGATCCACATCCAGTCTGACGATGCGCAGCTCGATGACAAGAAAGGCGTTGCCACCTACAAGGGCAACGTGATCATCACTCAGGGTTCGATGAAGATCACCGGTAATACCGTGACCATCACTCGTAACGCACAGGGCGAAGTCGACGTATTCACCTCCGTCGGCAACCTGGCCTATTACGAGCAGAAACCCTCGGTAGACAAGCCGATCGTGCAGGCCTATGGCGTCACCATCCAGTATTACGCGGCACAGGACCGCATCGTACTGATCGACAAGGCCAAGGTCATCAACGACGGCAACACCTCCGAAGGCGAGAAGATCGTCTATGACACTGTGAAGCAGGTCGTCACCGCAGGTCGCGCCAATGGCGGCGCTAAAGTGACTGCACCGCGCCCACGGATCGACATGGTCATCCAGCCTAAAAAGAAAACCGAACAGCAGAAGGCCCAGTAAATGGCGACGCTTAAAGCCCAGCATCTGGCTAAAAGCTACAAGAGTCGTCAGGTCGTACGCGACGTAAGCCTGTCCATCGACAGCGGTCAGATCGTAGGCTTGCTCGGCCCCAACGGCGCCGGCAAGACGACCTGCTTCTACATGATCGTCGGTCTGGTACAGGCCGATCAGGGCCGCGTCCTGATCGATGACCTCGATGTCAGCCACCAGCCGATGCACGGCCGCGCCCGCGCAGGCATTGGCTATCTGCCTCAGGAAGCCTCGATCTTCCGCAAGCTGTCCGTGTCCGACAACATCATGGCCATCCTCGAGACCCGCAAGGAACTCGACTCAGCCGCACGTCGCAAGGAGCTGGAAAGCCTGCTTCAGGAATTCCACATCACCCACATCCGCGACAACCTGGGCATGAGCCTTTCGGGTGGTGAGCGCCGCCGCGTGGAAATTGCCCGGGCACTGGCCACCGCACCCAAGTTCATCCTGCTCGACGAACCTTTCGCAGGTGTAGACCCCATCTCGGTGGGCGATATCAAACAGATCATTCATCACCTCAAAGCCAAGGGCATCGGCGTGCTGATCACCGATCACAACGTGCGCGAAACCCTGGATATCTGCGAAACCGCCTACATCGTGAACGACGGGCAATTGATTGCCGAAGGCGACTCGGAAACCATTCTGGCCAACCAGCTGGTGAAAGAGGTCTACCTCGGCCACGAGTTCCGCCTGTAGTCGATCCTGTGTGAGCTCTCTTGATGCGAGCTTTGCCTAAGCATCCTGTTGACAATGCATTTTTTGTCATGATGCTCTAGGCAAACACTTCAGATTCAGGCATATAACTTGCTTAAGTTGGCGCTTCGGCGCCCTGTAGTGGATGGCGCATGTGCGCCGGCGAATAAGGTGTTTAGCCCCTGCCATGAAACCATCGCTAGTCTTGAGAATGGGCCAGCAGCTGACGATGACACCGCAGCTGCAACAGGCTATCCGCTTGCTCCAGTTATCGACCCTGGACCTCCAGCAAGAGATTCAGGAAGCACTGGAATCCAACCCTATGCTGGAACGCCAGGAGGAAGGCGAAGACTTCGACAACTCCGACCCTCTGGCCGACAACATCGAGCAAAAGCCCAATACCGAGATCCAGGAACCCAGCTATCAGGAATCCGCACCCACTGTGGACAACCTGGAAGAGGGCGAATGGAACGAGCGCATTCCAAACGAATTGCCCGTCGATACCGCCTGGGAAGATGTCTACCAGACCAGCGCCAGCAGCCTGCCCAGCAACGATGACGACGAATGGGACTTCACCACCCGCACGTCCGCTGGCGAAAGCCTGCAGAGCCATCTGCTGTGGCAATTGAACGTGGCGCCGATGTCCGACAAGGACCGGCTGATTGCCGTCACCCTGATCGACTGCATCAATAACCAGGGCTATCTCGACGAAACCCTCGAAGAAATCGTCGAAGCCTTCGATCCCGAACTGGATATCGAACTCGACGAGATCGAAGCCGTTCTGCACCGTATCCAGCAATTCGAACCTGCCGGTATCGGCGCCCGCAACCTGAGCGAATGCCTGCTGCTGCAATTGCGCCAGCTACCGGCCAAGACCCGCTGGCTGAGCGAAGCCCAGCGCCTGGTCACCGACTACATCGACCTGCTGGGCAGTCGCGACTACACCCAGCTCATGCGTCGCATGAAGCTCAAGGAAGACGAACTGCGCCAGGTCATCGAACTGGTCCAGAGCCTCAACCCGCGCCCCGGCTCGCAGATCGAATCCACCGAAGCCGAATATGTCGTGCCCGATGTGATCGTGCGCAAGGACAACGAGCGCTGGCTGGTGGAGCTGAATCAGGAATCCGTGCCGCGCCTGCGGGTCAACCCGCAATATGCCGGTTTTGTGCGCCGGGCCGACACCAGCGCCGACAACACCTTCATGCGCAATCAGTTGCAGGAAGCCCGCTGGTTCATCAAGAGCCTGCAGAGCCGCAACGAAACCCTGATGAAGGTTGCCACCCAGATCGTCGAACATCAGCGCGGTTTTCTCGAGTATGGCGACGAAGCCATGAAGCCGCTCGTCCTGCATGACATCGCCGAAGCCGTAGGCATGCACGAGTCGACAATTTCCCGCGTGACCACCCAGAAGTTCATGCATACCCCAAGGGGTATTTACGAGCTGAAATACTTCTTTTCCAGCCACGTCAGCACCTCCGAAGGCGGGGAATGCTCTTCGACGGCAATTCGCGCAATCATCAAGAAACTGGTTGCAGCGGAAAATCAGAAAAAGCCGTTGAGTGATAGCAAGATCGCTGGTTTACTGGAGGCACAAGGCATTCAAGTAGCCCGTCGCACAGTTGCCAAGTACCGCGAGTCGCTCGGAATCGCACCTTCGAGTGAACGCAAGCGACTGATGTGATGCAGGCAGAGCCACAGCGTTCCAGCGGCAGGAATGAACTCCTGCTTCTATATGCACTGGCAAAGGAGAAAGCTGTATGCAAGTCAATATCAGTGGACACCAACTGGAAGTGACCAAGCCCCTTCGCGAATACGTTGAGCTCAAGCTCAAGAAGCTCGAAGGGCATTTTGACAAGATTACTAACGTGCAGGTCACCCTGGCGGTCGAGAAGCTCAAACAGAAGATCGAAGCCACACTGCACATCCATGGTGGAGAGGTCGTAGCCAACGCCGAACATGACGACATGTACGCGGCCATCGACCTTCTCACTGATAAGCTCGACAGACAATTGCTCAAGCATAAGGAGAAGCAGCAGAACATCCTTAAAGGTGCGACAGCTCGCTGACACTCATTCCAATGATCCGACTTGAAAACATCCTGACCCCCGGCCGTTCATGCGTGAACGTGTCGGGCGGCAGTAAAAAACGCGTACTCGAACAAATTGCCAACCTGATCGGTCGAGAAGTACCGAGCATGGACCAGCAAAGTGTGTTTGAAAGCCTTGTTGCCCGCGAAAAACTGGGATCTACCGGTTTTGGCAACGGCATTGCCATCCCCCATTGCCGCCTTGCAGGGTGTGAAACACCTGTGAGCGCAGTCATGCGCCTGGAATCGCCTATCGATTTCGACGCCATCGATGGTGCCCCGGTCGACCTGCTGTTTGTCCTGCTCGTCCCGGAAGCGGCCACCGATGAACACCTGGAGCTGCTGCGCCAGATAGCCAGCATGCTTGACCGCACTGAAGTGCGTGACCGCCTACGCAGTGCCGAAAGCGGTGAAACGCTTTATCAAGTGGTACTGGACGTACAGAACGGACATTGAACATGCGCCTGATCGTCGTGAGTGGTCGTTCGGGTTCTGGCAAGAGCACAGCTCTGAATGTGCTGGAAGACAACGGTTTCTATTGCGTGGACAACGTTCCTGCCGGCCTCCTTCCGGAACTGGCAGAGCGTGCGCTGATGAACAGCGAGCTGGCAGAACCTCTGCTGGCGGTGTCCATCGATGCACGTAACCTCCCGAGCCACCTGACGCGCTTCCCGCAGATCCTCGCCGAACTTCGTGCACTGAATATCCAGTGCGACGTGCTCTATCTGGATGCCGACGAAGCGACGCTGCTCAAACGCTTCTCCGAAACTCGCCGTCGTCACCCGCTCAGCACGGCGAATCGTTCATTGGCAGAAGCCATACACGACGAAACGACTCTGCTGGGGCCAATCATCGATCTGGCCGATCTCAAGATCAACACCACGCACCTGAACCTCTATCAGCTACGCGACACCCTCAAGCTTCGCCTGCTGAACAGGCCTGAAGCCGGTACCGCCTTCCTGATCGAGTCGTTCGGTTTCAAGCGTGGCATGCCTGTGGACGCCGACGTCGTATTCGATGTGCGCTGCCTGCCCAATCCGTACTGGAAGCCTGAACTGCGCGACCATTCGGGCCTCGATGCCCCCGTTATCGAATACCTGGCAGCCCAGCCTGATGTCGAAGAGATGTTCCAGGACATTTTCTCCTACCTCAACAAATGGCTGCCTCGCTTTGCTGCCAGCAACCGCTCGTACGTCACCATCGCCATTGGCTGCACAGGCGGGCATCATCGCTCCGTCTACCTGACAGAACGTCTGGGTCAGGTCCTGCAACAATCACTCAAGAACGTTCAGGTCCGCCACCGCGACCTCAGCTGAAGGATTTTCACTGCGATGCCCGCTCGTCAAATCACCATCATCAACAAACTGGGCCTGCATGCCCGCGCAGCCGCCAAGTTCGTTGGCGTCGCAGGCAAGTTTCCTTGCCAGATCAGGGTTGGCCGCTCACCGGAAAGCATGGTCGACGGCAAAAGTATCATGGCCGTGATGATGCTGGCTGCCGGCAAAGGCACGGACATTCACCTGCTGACCGAAGGCGAAGGCGAGCAGGATGCCCTGGACGGGCTGGTCGAACTGATCAACAACAAGTTCGATGAAGGCGAGTAAGGATTTGAAAAGAAAGGGCGCCGATGGCGCCCTGCTCAATCAGGCACACAACTCTCTCAACGCCGCAGTTGCCAAAAAGCCTGATCGCGAAGCGTAGCGGTGATCCTTCTGAACTCGTTCATCGATCCTGTTCAGAAGATGTTCCGGCAGAGAGGCGTTAAACCTCACCGACTTCCCCAGATAAGGGGTCAAGTCGAAGTCGACCAAAGCCCATATGCCATCTGCGTAGTCCGGATTACCGAGGTGCGCGTCTACTTCCTGCGCCTGAGGTAAAACCTCATCATCAGCTACGAGCCCCTCCAGATGCAGCGCCAGTGCTTCGTGTACATTTTCAAGCGCTTGCGAGAAAGTGGCACCGGCCGAGAAGCATCCAGGCACATCGGGGACAGTCACACTAAAATCAGAGTCGGCGTCTTTATGTATTACGACTGGAAATTTCATTAACGTAATTCTCCCTTGAGAATTAAAGCGCTCGCTACACAGAGCCCTTGAGAGCAGTAACTGTAGGTTTGAGAGGCCCTTGAGGCCGCTCAGTCGCCCAGTACCACTTTACCGACACCCTGACGGGCATTCGGTGGTCACTCCGAACTCATTTGAGGCCGGCGCTTTTCAATATGTTATGTAGCGTTCCTTTAGCTATTTCAGACTTGGGGTGTGGAACAGTCACCCGCCCTTTTTTGGTTGGATGTTTGAACTGATGATGGCTTCCTTTCACCGCCACTTCAAACCATCCATCCGCCTCAATCATTTCAATCAAATCACGACTTCGCATCTGCTCCCTCACCATGCCTTATGTTGTGTACGATACACACGCATAGCGACTCCGTCAAAGCCGAATACACACGATACACAATAATTTTACGAGAGCCCTCAAACCAACGCCGTATCCATCACCATCATCAGACAAAACCCGGCAACCAGCCCCAGGCTGGCAACTTTGTTGTGCCCGTTCAGGCGCGATTCCGGGATGATCTCGTGGGTCACGACCAGCAGCATCGCACCTGCTGCCAAAGCCAGGCCGAATGGCAGCAGTTGTTCGGCAATACCTACCAGCCAGGCGCCGAGCAAGGCAAAAAGCGGTTCGACAAGGCCGGAAGCCGCGCCAATCAGAAACGCCTTGCCCCGAGACATTCCAGCACCGGCCAGCACCATGGCGATCACCAGCCCTTCAGGCACGTCCTGCAAGGCAATGCCGATGGCCAGGCTATCGGCCTCCGACAGGCCACCACCGGCCGAAACACCAATCGCCATGCCTTCCGGGATGTTGTGAGCCACGATGGCAATCACGAACAGCCAGATTCGCGGGGCAATCGCCGGATGTCCGGGCGTGCCACCCAGCGGCGAACCTCTGGAGACACTGTAATCCACCATGAACAGGCACAAGGCACCCAGCACGATGCCTGCGCTGATCAGGCCACCCGCGCCCCAGGCAGAAAAACCAAGACCTTCGGCAGCTTCAAGCCCCGGCACAATCAGGGAAAACGCCGTCGCTGCCAGCATGACACCAGCACCGAAGCCGAGCAGTCCATCAGACACCATGATCGGCATGTTGCGGATCACCAGTACCGGAACCGCCCCCAATGCCGTGCCCAGAGCACAGATCGCGCCGCCTTCCAGCGCCCGCATCAGGCGTGGCTCAAGATTGAGCCAAGCCAGCCCTTGTGCGCCCAGCAATGCCATGCCGGCCAACAGCAGAACTGTCCCGATCGCCAGACGAAACAACCGCACGCTGCTGACTGTAAGTATTTCCGAACGCATAAACTGCCTTAGGTCTTTATTGGAGAATCAGGCCACAGCGGCCTGGTAGCGCCGGGATACCTCATCCCAGTTGACCACGTTGTAGAACGCGTTGATGTATTCGGGACGACGGTTCTGGTAAAGCAGGTAGTAAGCGTGTTCCCAGACGTCCAGACCGAGGATCGGCGTGTTGCCGCTCATCAACGGGCTGTCCTGGTTACCGCTGCTTTCCACCACGAGTTTTTTCTCGGGCGTCACGCTCAGCCAGGCCCAGCCGCTGCCGAAACGGGTCAGGGCAGCCTTGGTGAAAGCCTCCTTGAAGCTGTCGAAACCACCCAGTTGCTCGTCGATGGCCTTGGCAACCTCACCTTCAGGCAGACCACCGCCGCCAGGAACCATGACGGTCCAGAACAGGGAGTGGTTGGCATGGCCGCCACCTTGATTGATCACCGCCGGGCGCAGTTTTTCAGGCAATTGCTGGACGCTGGCCACCAGTTTCTCGATGGGCCACTCAGCGAACTCGGTGCCCTCGACAGCGGCGTTGAGGTTGTTGATGTAGGTCTGATGGTGTTTGGTGTAGTGGATTTCCATGGTCTGCGCATCGATGTGCGGTTCCAGGGCATCGTAGGCGTAAGGCAGTGCAGGCAAGGTATAAGGCATTTCAATGTGCTCCGTAGAAAAGGCCAGGAGTGGCGGCGGAATCTCGCTGCAACGATGAGCGCGTATGCTCGTTGTTGCTGTTCAGCAACCGATGCGTTCTTGGGTATTCGCCGTGCTCGCCGATGAAGCCCAACAGTTCGGCATAGGTCTTGTTGCTGTGGCGCAACGCGGCTTCGCGCAGGGCCTTGGGCAGACGCGGATCCTGCATGGTCTGCAACAGGTGCTGATGGATCGCACACAGGTACTCGGCGCTCTCCTCCGGCTGCCCCAGGCTCAGGTGAAGATCAGCCAGGTTGTGGTGGGAAATGACGCAGGCCGCCACCGCT
Proteins encoded:
- the mlaE gene encoding lipid asymmetry maintenance ABC transporter permease subunit MlaE encodes the protein MRNKSLLDRIRLFGRSAIDTVAVLGRSGIFLGHALLGRGGIGGGFSLLIKQLYSVGVMSLVIIVVSGIFIGMVLALQGFSILARYGSEQAVGQMVALTLLRELGPVVTALLFAGRAGSALTAEIGNMKSTEQLSSLEMIGVDPLKYIIAPRLWAGFISLPLLAIIFSVVGIWGGSWVAIDWLGVYEGSFWSNMQSSVSFTSDVLNGVIKSVVFAFVVTWIAVFQGYDCEPTSEGISRATTKTVVYASLAVLGLDFILTALMFGDF
- a CDS encoding ATP-binding cassette domain-containing protein; amino-acid sequence: MSADDAYAVDLKGVSFKRGTRSIFTDVDIRIPKGKVTGIMGPSGCGKTTLLRLMGAQLRPSSGEVWVNGQNLPELSRSDLFDARKNMGVLFQSGALFTDLDVFENVAFPLRVHTQLPEEMIRDIVLLKLQAVGLRGALELMPDELSGGMKRRVALARAIALDPQILMYDEPFVGQDPIAMGVLVRLIRLLNDALGITSIVVSHDLSETASIADYLYVVGDGQVLGQGTPQELMSSDNPRIRQFMTGEPDGPVPFHYPAPDFREDLLGKR
- a CDS encoding KpsF/GutQ family sugar-phosphate isomerase, yielding MTRSSDLTQSAQRTIRLEMEAIQGLLGHLDGDFVRACEMILASKGRVVVVGMGKSGHIGRKIAATLASTGTTSYFVHPAEASHGDMGMITRDDIILALSNSGTTNEIVTLLPLIKRLGIKMISLTGNPTSVMAKAADVNLNVQVEHEACPLNLAPTSSTTAALVMGDALAVALLEARGFTAEDFAFSHPGGALGRRLLLKVENVMHTGNALPKVQRGTPLRDALLEMTRKGLGMTAIVDADGKLAGIFTDGDLRRTLDRPIDIRETTIDEVMTLHGKTARADMLAAEALKIMEDHKIGALIVVDADDRPTGAFNLQDLLRAGVM
- the lptC gene encoding LPS export ABC transporter periplasmic protein LptC, with amino-acid sequence MFSKKIRTILTFGVLALLLAAVGYWNISPESFMDQPVAATDDTAIDYYAINAHSVQYLPDGKMQYDMTADKVEHVKATDITLLTKPDLHMYRGTLFPWHVQSERGEVSPGGTEVELIDSVRVARTDEKQRTTIITSSRMTVFPQKQYAQTEQVVRIDAAGGVTTAKGMKAYLNDGRMDLLSNVRGQYESR
- the lptA gene encoding lipopolysaccharide transport periplasmic protein LptA; translated protein: MSLVKTLPFLLGLGAALGSASAWSLPTDRDQPIHIQSDDAQLDDKKGVATYKGNVIITQGSMKITGNTVTITRNAQGEVDVFTSVGNLAYYEQKPSVDKPIVQAYGVTIQYYAAQDRIVLIDKAKVINDGNTSEGEKIVYDTVKQVVTAGRANGGAKVTAPRPRIDMVIQPKKKTEQQKAQ
- the lptB gene encoding LPS export ABC transporter ATP-binding protein, with the translated sequence MATLKAQHLAKSYKSRQVVRDVSLSIDSGQIVGLLGPNGAGKTTCFYMIVGLVQADQGRVLIDDLDVSHQPMHGRARAGIGYLPQEASIFRKLSVSDNIMAILETRKELDSAARRKELESLLQEFHITHIRDNLGMSLSGGERRRVEIARALATAPKFILLDEPFAGVDPISVGDIKQIIHHLKAKGIGVLITDHNVRETLDICETAYIVNDGQLIAEGDSETILANQLVKEVYLGHEFRL
- a CDS encoding RNA polymerase factor sigma-54; translated protein: MKPSLVLRMGQQLTMTPQLQQAIRLLQLSTLDLQQEIQEALESNPMLERQEEGEDFDNSDPLADNIEQKPNTEIQEPSYQESAPTVDNLEEGEWNERIPNELPVDTAWEDVYQTSASSLPSNDDDEWDFTTRTSAGESLQSHLLWQLNVAPMSDKDRLIAVTLIDCINNQGYLDETLEEIVEAFDPELDIELDEIEAVLHRIQQFEPAGIGARNLSECLLLQLRQLPAKTRWLSEAQRLVTDYIDLLGSRDYTQLMRRMKLKEDELRQVIELVQSLNPRPGSQIESTEAEYVVPDVIVRKDNERWLVELNQESVPRLRVNPQYAGFVRRADTSADNTFMRNQLQEARWFIKSLQSRNETLMKVATQIVEHQRGFLEYGDEAMKPLVLHDIAEAVGMHESTISRVTTQKFMHTPRGIYELKYFFSSHVSTSEGGECSSTAIRAIIKKLVAAENQKKPLSDSKIAGLLEAQGIQVARRTVAKYRESLGIAPSSERKRLM
- the hpf gene encoding ribosome hibernation-promoting factor, HPF/YfiA family; this encodes MQVNISGHQLEVTKPLREYVELKLKKLEGHFDKITNVQVTLAVEKLKQKIEATLHIHGGEVVANAEHDDMYAAIDLLTDKLDRQLLKHKEKQQNILKGATAR
- the ptsN gene encoding PTS IIA-like nitrogen regulatory protein PtsN, which produces MIRLENILTPGRSCVNVSGGSKKRVLEQIANLIGREVPSMDQQSVFESLVAREKLGSTGFGNGIAIPHCRLAGCETPVSAVMRLESPIDFDAIDGAPVDLLFVLLVPEAATDEHLELLRQIASMLDRTEVRDRLRSAESGETLYQVVLDVQNGH
- the rapZ gene encoding RNase adapter RapZ, with product MRLIVVSGRSGSGKSTALNVLEDNGFYCVDNVPAGLLPELAERALMNSELAEPLLAVSIDARNLPSHLTRFPQILAELRALNIQCDVLYLDADEATLLKRFSETRRRHPLSTANRSLAEAIHDETTLLGPIIDLADLKINTTHLNLYQLRDTLKLRLLNRPEAGTAFLIESFGFKRGMPVDADVVFDVRCLPNPYWKPELRDHSGLDAPVIEYLAAQPDVEEMFQDIFSYLNKWLPRFAASNRSYVTIAIGCTGGHHRSVYLTERLGQVLQQSLKNVQVRHRDLS
- a CDS encoding HPr family phosphocarrier protein; this translates as MPARQITIINKLGLHARAAAKFVGVAGKFPCQIRVGRSPESMVDGKSIMAVMMLAAGKGTDIHLLTEGEGEQDALDGLVELINNKFDEGE
- a CDS encoding type II toxin-antitoxin system HicB family antitoxin, encoding MKFPVVIHKDADSDFSVTVPDVPGCFSAGATFSQALENVHEALALHLEGLVADDEVLPQAQEVDAHLGNPDYADGIWALVDFDLTPYLGKSVRFNASLPEHLLNRIDERVQKDHRYASRSGFLATAALRELCA
- a CDS encoding type II toxin-antitoxin system HicA family toxin, which produces MRSRDLIEMIEADGWFEVAVKGSHHQFKHPTKKGRVTVPHPKSEIAKGTLHNILKSAGLK
- a CDS encoding ZIP family metal transporter — protein: MRSEILTVSSVRLFRLAIGTVLLLAGMALLGAQGLAWLNLEPRLMRALEGGAICALGTALGAVPVLVIRNMPIMVSDGLLGFGAGVMLAATAFSLIVPGLEAAEGLGFSAWGAGGLISAGIVLGALCLFMVDYSVSRGSPLGGTPGHPAIAPRIWLFVIAIVAHNIPEGMAIGVSAGGGLSEADSLAIGIALQDVPEGLVIAMVLAGAGMSRGKAFLIGAASGLVEPLFALLGAWLVGIAEQLLPFGLALAAGAMLLVVTHEIIPESRLNGHNKVASLGLVAGFCLMMVMDTALV
- a CDS encoding superoxide dismutase, yielding MPYTLPALPYAYDALEPHIDAQTMEIHYTKHHQTYINNLNAAVEGTEFAEWPIEKLVASVQQLPEKLRPAVINQGGGHANHSLFWTVMVPGGGGLPEGEVAKAIDEQLGGFDSFKEAFTKAALTRFGSGWAWLSVTPEKKLVVESSGNQDSPLMSGNTPILGLDVWEHAYYLLYQNRRPEYINAFYNVVNWDEVSRRYQAAVA
- a CDS encoding tetratricopeptide repeat protein, with translation MQHWKRTIELANRCFNQGEWVEARELYLQALALAQVLFERWPDADEAVAACVISHHNLADLHLSLGQPEESAEYLCAIHQHLLQTMQDPRLPKALREAALRHSNKTYAELLGFIGEHGEYPRTHRLLNSNNEHTRSSLQRDSAATPGLFYGAH